In Bradyrhizobium sp. 170, the DNA window GTCTCGGTGGCGCTGCGGTTATAGCCGGTCATCGGCACCTTGGGCGGCTCGACCAGCGCTTCGCCGGCCTTGACCGTGAGCGGCGGGCGGCCGTCGAGCTCGAGGGTAAAGGTGCCTTCCAGCACGTAGACCGTCACCGGAAAGCGGTGGGTGTGATAGACGGTCTTGTCGCCCGGCTTCAACGTCGCCGTCATGACCCGCACGGTCTGCTTGTCATCGGTGGGCAGTCCTTCGACAACCTGCTGCAGCACCATGTTGGGCTTGGCGATATTGGGTGCTGCTGCGCCGTGCTGTTGCGCCAGTGCTGGATTGCTAAAGCCGAGGCCGGCGAGCAGGGCGATGCCCGGAATGAGATGGCTGCGCATGCAAAGCTCCTTTGTGCGTCAATCGCCGCGTTGTTTCGGCGCAAAAGCTTAAGGCGGCATGGCGGCACCGCGGGAGCCACAAGATTGCTAGGCCCCGCTCCAAAAGTGCATAATGGGTGCATGTTCGACTGGAACGACCTGAAATACTTTCTAGCCGTTGCGCGCCATGGCAGCACGATTGCTGCTGGCAAGGCGCTCGGCACCAGCCAGTCGACCGTGCACCGCCGGCTCGAAGAGCTCGAACGCCGGATCGGGCAGGCGCTGGTGACACGGGCTGCGAGCGGCTATCGCCTGACCGAATACGGCACCACGCTGTTACCCTTTGCCGAACGCATCGAGGCCGCGGTCGGGGATTTCCAGCGGCGGGCAGGCGATGCCGAACAGGACATGAAGGGCACGATCCGCGTGACCTGTCCGGAGCCGATCGTCATCCGCATGACGCAGTCGGGCCTGATCGAGCGGTTTCACGCTCGCCATCCGC includes these proteins:
- a CDS encoding cupin domain-containing protein produces the protein MRSHLIPGIALLAGLGFSNPALAQQHGAAAPNIAKPNMVLQQVVEGLPTDDKQTVRVMTATLKPGDKTVYHTHRFPVTVYVLEGTFTLELDGRPPLTVKAGEALVEPPKVPMTGYNRSATETTKVVIFYVSANDTPFLDMMSH